A genomic window from Bordetella genomosp. 9 includes:
- a CDS encoding TRAP transporter substrate-binding protein: MPALSRPSAARPARLAGLLAAALLTTAAAQAATTLQMTTEYPATSMPGLGVSTFAAQVKEKSHGDVVIDTSFDASKGLKSADMVDAVQARKVDAADAFAGGMANKYPIFGVSSLPFLADSLDKARALRDAARPVYEQFLAAHGQKLLYTTPWPPSGIWSKTPIKTVADLQALSIRTYDDVSQATMTRAGAKASNISFADAMPRLASGDVNAVLSSGDGGAGRKLWQYLTYFTEVNYAMPLSIATMNLDAYRALDAKDRKAVDEAAAATEAEQWKRMEGRLEENRANMRKNGVTIESGVPAPVQAALRSAASGALADWQAKTGADGKAILDRYQAK, from the coding sequence ATGCCCGCACTATCCCGGCCTTCCGCCGCCCGTCCTGCCCGTCTTGCCGGCCTGCTCGCGGCGGCCTTGCTGACCACGGCGGCGGCTCAAGCCGCCACGACGCTGCAAATGACCACGGAGTATCCGGCCACTTCCATGCCAGGACTGGGTGTGTCGACCTTCGCCGCCCAGGTCAAGGAAAAATCCCACGGCGATGTCGTTATCGACACCAGTTTCGATGCGTCCAAGGGCCTGAAATCCGCCGACATGGTGGACGCGGTCCAGGCCCGCAAGGTCGACGCGGCGGACGCCTTCGCCGGTGGAATGGCCAACAAGTATCCGATCTTCGGCGTTTCGTCGCTGCCCTTCCTGGCGGACTCCCTGGACAAGGCCCGCGCCCTGCGGGACGCGGCGCGGCCCGTCTACGAGCAATTCCTGGCCGCCCACGGCCAGAAGCTGCTTTACACCACGCCATGGCCGCCGTCCGGCATCTGGTCCAAGACGCCCATCAAGACCGTGGCGGACCTGCAGGCCCTCTCGATCCGCACCTACGACGACGTTTCGCAGGCCACGATGACGCGGGCGGGCGCCAAGGCGTCCAACATATCGTTCGCCGACGCCATGCCACGCCTGGCGTCCGGCGACGTGAACGCCGTGCTGTCCTCCGGCGACGGCGGCGCCGGCCGTAAGCTGTGGCAGTACCTGACCTATTTCACGGAAGTGAACTACGCCATGCCGCTGTCGATCGCGACCATGAACCTGGATGCGTACCGGGCGCTGGACGCCAAGGACCGCAAGGCGGTGGACGAGGCCGCGGCCGCGACCGAAGCCGAGCAATGGAAGCGCATGGAAGGCCGCCTGGAGGAAAACCGCGCCAACATGCGCAAGAACGGCGTGACCATCGAATCCGGCGTTCCGGCGCCGGTGCAAGCGGCCCTGCGAAGCGCCGCATCCGGCGCGCTGGCCGACTGGCAGGCCAAAACCGGCGCGGACGGCAAGGCTATCCTGGACCGCTACCAGGCGAAGTAA
- a CDS encoding arginine/lysine/ornithine decarboxylase, with amino-acid sequence MKFRFPIVIIDEDYRSENASGLGIRALAAAIEAEGVEVLGVTSYGDLSSFAQQQSRASAFILSIDDEEFDVDSPEDVASAIKNLRTFIGELRFRNADIPIYLYGETRTSQHIPNDILRELHGFIHMFEDTPEFVARHIIREARAYVDSLPPPFFRELVKYAQDGSYSWHCPGHSGGVAFLKSPVGQMFHQFFGENMLRADVCNAVDELGQLLDHTGPVAESELNAARIFHADHCYFVTNGTSTSNKVVWHANVAAGDVVVVDRNCHKSILHAITMTGAIPVFLRPTRNHLGIIGPIPIEEFEPENIMKKIEANPFAREAKDKKPRILTLTQSTYDGVIYNVEMIKEKLGDYVDTLHFDEAWLPHAAFHEFYQDMHAIGQGRPRSDSAMVFATHSTHKLLAGISQASQIIVQESKTRKLDRNIFNEAYLMHTSTSPQYAIIASCDVAAAMMEPPGGTALVEESIREAMDFRRAMRKVESEFGRNDWWFKVWGPNRLVADGIGNRDEWLLESGDHWHGFGAIADGFNMLDPIKATIITPGLDISGSFGETGIPAALVSKYLTEHGVVVEKTGLYSFFILFTIGITKGRWNTLLTALQQFKDDYDRNQPMWRILPEFCREHRQYERIGLRDLCQQIHHAYRESDVARLTTEMYLSDMVPALKPSDAFARMAHRQVERVAIEDLEGRVTGVLLTPYPPGIPLLIPGERFNRTIVQYLQFARAFNERFPGFETDIHGLAEDVDDNGQVRYYVDCLKEEQDQ; translated from the coding sequence ATGAAATTCCGCTTTCCCATTGTCATCATCGACGAAGACTACCGTTCCGAGAACGCCTCGGGGCTGGGCATACGCGCGCTCGCGGCGGCGATCGAAGCTGAAGGCGTCGAGGTGCTCGGCGTCACCAGCTATGGCGACCTGAGTTCGTTTGCGCAGCAGCAAAGCCGGGCCAGCGCCTTCATCCTGTCGATCGACGACGAGGAATTCGACGTCGATTCGCCGGAAGACGTGGCCAGCGCCATCAAGAACCTGCGGACGTTCATCGGCGAACTGCGTTTTCGCAATGCGGACATCCCGATCTATCTCTACGGCGAAACCCGCACGTCGCAGCACATCCCCAACGACATCCTGCGCGAGCTGCACGGCTTCATCCACATGTTCGAGGACACGCCGGAATTCGTGGCCCGCCACATCATCCGCGAAGCCCGCGCCTACGTGGACAGCCTGCCGCCGCCGTTCTTCCGCGAACTGGTCAAGTACGCCCAGGACGGTTCGTATTCGTGGCACTGCCCCGGACACTCCGGCGGCGTGGCGTTCCTGAAGAGCCCGGTCGGCCAGATGTTCCACCAGTTCTTCGGCGAAAACATGCTGCGCGCCGACGTCTGCAACGCCGTCGACGAACTGGGCCAGCTGCTGGACCACACCGGCCCCGTCGCCGAATCGGAACTGAATGCGGCCCGCATCTTCCACGCCGACCACTGCTACTTCGTCACCAACGGCACATCGACGTCCAACAAGGTCGTGTGGCACGCCAACGTCGCCGCCGGCGACGTGGTGGTGGTCGACCGCAACTGCCACAAGTCCATCCTGCACGCCATCACGATGACCGGCGCGATCCCCGTATTCCTGCGGCCGACGCGCAACCACCTGGGCATCATCGGGCCGATTCCCATCGAGGAATTCGAACCCGAGAACATCATGAAGAAGATCGAGGCCAATCCCTTCGCCCGCGAAGCGAAGGACAAGAAGCCCCGCATCCTGACGCTGACCCAAAGCACCTACGACGGCGTCATCTACAACGTCGAAATGATCAAGGAAAAGCTGGGCGACTACGTCGACACCCTGCACTTCGACGAAGCCTGGCTGCCGCACGCGGCGTTCCACGAGTTCTACCAGGACATGCACGCCATCGGCCAGGGCCGGCCTCGCAGCGACTCGGCGATGGTGTTCGCCACCCACTCCACGCACAAGCTGCTGGCCGGCATCTCGCAGGCGTCGCAGATCATCGTGCAGGAATCGAAGACCCGCAAGCTGGACCGCAACATCTTCAACGAAGCCTACCTGATGCACACGTCCACCTCGCCGCAGTACGCGATCATCGCGTCCTGCGATGTGGCGGCGGCGATGATGGAGCCGCCCGGCGGCACCGCGCTGGTCGAGGAAAGCATCCGCGAAGCCATGGATTTCCGCCGCGCCATGCGCAAGGTGGAATCCGAGTTCGGCCGCAACGACTGGTGGTTCAAGGTATGGGGCCCCAACCGCCTGGTGGCCGACGGCATCGGCAACCGCGATGAGTGGCTGCTGGAATCCGGCGACCACTGGCATGGCTTCGGCGCGATCGCCGACGGCTTCAACATGCTGGATCCCATCAAGGCCACCATCATCACCCCGGGCCTGGATATTTCGGGCAGCTTCGGCGAAACCGGCATCCCGGCGGCGCTGGTCTCCAAGTACCTGACCGAGCACGGCGTGGTGGTGGAAAAGACCGGCCTGTATTCCTTCTTCATCCTGTTCACCATCGGCATCACCAAGGGCCGCTGGAACACGCTCCTGACGGCGCTGCAGCAGTTCAAGGACGACTACGACCGCAACCAGCCGATGTGGCGCATCCTGCCGGAGTTCTGCCGCGAACATCGCCAGTACGAACGCATCGGCCTGCGCGACCTCTGCCAGCAGATCCACCACGCCTATCGCGAAAGCGACGTCGCGCGCCTGACCACCGAGATGTATCTGAGCGACATGGTCCCGGCCCTCAAGCCTTCCGACGCCTTCGCCCGCATGGCGCATCGCCAGGTCGAGCGGGTCGCCATCGAGGATCTGGAAGGCCGCGTCACCGGCGTGCTGTTGACGCCTTACCCGCCCGGCATCCCGCTGCTGATTCCCGGCGAACGCTTCAACCGCACCATCGTGCAGTACCTGCAGTTCGCACGGGCGTTCAACGAGCGCTTCCCGGGCTTCGAGACCGACATCCACGGCCTGGCCGAGGACGTCGACGACAACGGGCAGGTGCGCTACTACGTCGACTGCCTGAAGGAAGAGCAGGACCAGTAA
- a CDS encoding NAD(P)/FAD-dependent oxidoreductase, with protein MFDVAIIGAGAAGMMCAAVAGQRGLRVVLIDHADRLAEKIRISGGGRCNFTNTGTGPANFLSENPHFCRSALAGYGPRDFLDLLRRHRVSWHEKHRGQLFCDDSSESIIDVLRAECDAGQVQWRMPCTVAEIVRAADAAFELRTVGDGVLRAAKVVLATGGMAIPQLGATDYALKVARQFGLKVVEPRPALVPLTFDAALWAPFAALSGVALEADVRSGQGDFLEDILFTHRGLSGPGILQISSYWNPGEPITLDLASGRDLARELIEAKSGGRQQLGTALSALWPRRLAEQWLHGVVDARGQPLAGARLADIPDKALRELARNIHAWTLVPTGTAGYKKAEVMRGGVDTRGLDQKSMQARGVPGLYFIGEAVDVTGWLGGYNFQWAWASGVACGKAL; from the coding sequence ATGTTCGACGTCGCCATCATCGGCGCCGGCGCGGCGGGCATGATGTGCGCCGCCGTGGCCGGCCAGCGCGGCCTGCGGGTCGTGCTGATCGATCACGCCGACCGGTTGGCGGAGAAAATCCGCATTTCCGGCGGCGGCCGCTGCAATTTCACCAACACCGGCACCGGGCCGGCGAACTTCCTGTCGGAAAACCCGCATTTCTGCCGCTCGGCGCTGGCCGGCTACGGACCGCGGGATTTCCTGGACCTGCTGCGCCGCCACCGGGTGTCCTGGCACGAGAAGCACCGCGGCCAGCTGTTCTGCGACGATTCCAGCGAATCCATCATCGACGTGCTGCGCGCCGAATGCGACGCCGGCCAGGTGCAGTGGCGCATGCCCTGCACGGTGGCGGAGATCGTCCGCGCGGCGGACGCCGCCTTCGAGCTGCGCACCGTCGGCGATGGCGTGCTGCGCGCCGCCAAGGTGGTCCTGGCCACCGGCGGCATGGCGATTCCGCAGCTGGGCGCCACCGACTATGCCTTGAAGGTGGCGCGGCAGTTCGGCCTGAAGGTCGTCGAACCGCGCCCCGCGCTGGTGCCGCTGACTTTCGACGCCGCGCTCTGGGCGCCTTTCGCGGCCTTGTCCGGCGTGGCCCTGGAGGCCGACGTCCGCAGCGGGCAGGGCGACTTCCTGGAAGACATCCTGTTCACCCACCGCGGCCTGTCGGGCCCCGGCATCCTGCAGATCTCCAGCTACTGGAACCCCGGAGAACCCATCACCCTGGATCTGGCCAGCGGCCGCGACCTGGCGCGCGAGCTCATCGAAGCCAAGTCCGGCGGCCGCCAGCAGCTCGGCACGGCGCTGTCGGCGTTGTGGCCGCGCAGGCTGGCCGAGCAGTGGCTGCATGGCGTCGTCGACGCGCGCGGCCAGCCGCTGGCCGGCGCGCGGCTGGCGGATATTCCGGACAAGGCGCTACGCGAGCTGGCACGGAACATCCACGCCTGGACCCTGGTCCCCACCGGCACCGCCGGCTACAAGAAGGCGGAAGTCATGCGCGGGGGCGTGGATACGCGCGGGCTGGACCAGAAGAGCATGCAGGCGCGCGGCGTTCCCGGCCTTTATTTCATCGGTGAAGCGGTGGATGTCACCGGCTGGCTGGGCGGCTATAACTTCCAGTGGGCCTGGGCCTCGGGCGTCGCCTGTGGCAAGGCGCTCTGA
- a CDS encoding GNAT family N-acetyltransferase has protein sequence MTLPLGPDGLAYATVGEADFDALADLRIAAMRASLEQVGRFDPERARQRLRATYAPQDTLAILRDGQRIGFYTLRREDGALKLDHLYILPGHQGRGVGAAVLRRVFERADALGLTVRVGALRESASNRFYQRHGFVETAQDAWDIYYERAPHAGGGGTETGTGIDTGTCTGTGTGTGTGTGA, from the coding sequence ATGACGCTGCCGCTCGGGCCGGACGGACTGGCTTACGCCACCGTCGGCGAAGCCGATTTCGACGCCCTCGCGGACCTGCGGATTGCCGCCATGCGCGCCAGCCTGGAGCAGGTGGGACGCTTCGACCCGGAACGTGCGCGGCAGCGCCTGCGGGCGACCTACGCGCCCCAAGACACGCTGGCAATCCTGCGCGACGGCCAGCGAATAGGCTTCTACACACTCCGGCGGGAAGACGGGGCGCTCAAGCTGGATCACCTGTACATCCTGCCGGGCCACCAGGGCAGGGGCGTGGGCGCCGCGGTCCTGCGGCGCGTGTTCGAGCGGGCCGACGCGCTGGGACTGACCGTGCGGGTCGGCGCGTTGCGCGAGAGCGCATCGAACCGCTTCTACCAGCGGCATGGGTTCGTGGAAACGGCCCAGGACGCCTGGGACATCTATTACGAGCGCGCGCCGCACGCGGGCGGAGGCGGGACGGAGACGGGGACCGGCATAGACACAGGCACATGCACCGGGACCGGGACCGGGACCGGGACCGGGACCGGGGCCTAG
- a CDS encoding ZIP family metal transporter gives MNTHIRSLADAGAGKALLVVVPLLAGLGAWGIWLALEDSHPQIADAWLGGLIAAGATAAGTLPVMFSQRLSERVQDTMFGFGAGVMLAACAFSLVAPGIEAARELGAGPWGAGMTVGAAILLGAAALLWLERCVPHEHFIKGKEGHDARMLKRTWLFIFAVMLHNLPEGLAIGVGFGGTDPMRAGALATGIAIQDVPEGLVVAVALLAAGYGRTFAVVLGMVSGLIEPIGALAGAAVMAWSTVLLPWGLGFAAGAMLFVISHEIIPESHRKGHEVFATGGLMLGFVLMMLLDTALA, from the coding sequence ATGAACACGCACATACGTTCGCTGGCCGATGCCGGCGCCGGCAAGGCCTTGCTGGTCGTCGTCCCCTTGCTGGCCGGGCTGGGCGCCTGGGGGATATGGCTGGCGCTGGAAGACAGCCATCCGCAGATCGCCGACGCCTGGCTCGGCGGCCTGATCGCCGCCGGCGCCACGGCCGCCGGCACGCTGCCGGTGATGTTCTCCCAGCGGCTGTCCGAACGGGTGCAGGACACGATGTTCGGCTTCGGCGCGGGCGTCATGCTGGCGGCATGCGCGTTTTCCCTGGTGGCCCCGGGCATCGAGGCCGCGCGCGAACTCGGCGCCGGCCCATGGGGCGCCGGCATGACCGTGGGCGCGGCCATCCTGCTGGGCGCGGCCGCCTTGCTGTGGCTGGAGCGCTGCGTACCGCATGAGCATTTCATCAAGGGCAAGGAAGGGCACGACGCACGCATGCTCAAGCGGACCTGGCTGTTCATCTTCGCCGTCATGCTGCACAACCTGCCGGAAGGCCTGGCCATCGGCGTGGGTTTCGGCGGGACCGATCCCATGCGCGCCGGCGCCCTGGCTACGGGCATCGCCATCCAGGACGTGCCGGAAGGGCTGGTCGTGGCGGTCGCCCTGCTGGCGGCGGGCTACGGCCGCACGTTCGCCGTGGTCCTGGGCATGGTGTCGGGCCTGATCGAGCCGATCGGCGCGCTGGCCGGCGCCGCCGTCATGGCGTGGTCGACCGTGCTGCTGCCCTGGGGCCTGGGCTTCGCCGCCGGCGCCATGCTTTTCGTCATCAGCCACGAGATCATCCCCGAATCCCATCGCAAGGGGCACGAGGTCTTCGCCACCGGCGGGCTGATGCTGGGCTTCGTGCTGATGATGCTGCTGGACACCGCCCTGGCCTGA